A genome region from Staphylococcus capitis subsp. capitis includes the following:
- the rseP gene encoding RIP metalloprotease RseP — MSYLITIVSFIIVFGVLVTVHEYGHMFFAKRAGIMCPEFAIGMGPKIFSFRKDETLYTIRLLPVGGYVRMAGDGLEEPPVQPGMNVKIKLNDKDEITHIILDDQHKFQQIEAIEVKKCDFKDDLYLEGITSYDEERHHYSIAKKAYFVENGSLIQIAPRDRQFAHKKPLPKFLTLFAGPLFNFILALVLFIGLAYYQGTPTNTIGEVMNHSPADEAGLHKGDKIVQIGDHKIKDFSEIRKVLDENKTSKTSIKVQRNHHTKTMQLEPKKVENKISKNKKQTSYQIGFAPKLEHSIFKPISYGIYNFFDKGKLIFTAVVGMIASIFTGGFSFDLLNGPVGIYHNVDSVVKSGIINLIGYTALLSVNLGIMNLLPIPALDGGRILFVLYEAIFRKPVNKKAETAIIATGALFVVIIMIIVTWNDIQRYFL; from the coding sequence ATGAGCTATTTAATAACAATAGTTTCATTTATTATCGTATTTGGCGTACTAGTTACGGTGCATGAATACGGTCATATGTTCTTTGCTAAAAGAGCAGGTATCATGTGTCCTGAATTTGCGATTGGCATGGGTCCTAAAATTTTTAGTTTTAGAAAAGATGAAACATTATATACAATACGTTTGTTACCTGTCGGTGGTTATGTAAGAATGGCTGGAGATGGCCTTGAGGAGCCACCAGTTCAACCAGGTATGAACGTAAAAATTAAATTAAATGATAAAGATGAAATTACCCATATTATTTTAGACGATCAACATAAATTTCAACAAATTGAAGCTATAGAAGTTAAAAAATGTGACTTTAAAGATGATTTATATTTAGAAGGTATAACGTCTTATGATGAGGAAAGACACCATTACTCAATTGCTAAGAAAGCGTATTTTGTTGAAAATGGAAGCCTTATACAAATTGCTCCTAGAGATAGACAGTTTGCACATAAGAAACCATTACCTAAATTTTTAACACTATTTGCTGGCCCGCTATTCAACTTTATTCTAGCATTGGTGCTCTTCATAGGTTTAGCTTATTATCAAGGTACGCCTACAAACACAATAGGTGAAGTAATGAACCATTCACCTGCAGATGAAGCTGGGCTACATAAAGGTGATAAAATTGTTCAAATCGGTGATCATAAAATTAAAGATTTCAGTGAAATAAGAAAAGTTTTAGATGAAAATAAAACTTCTAAAACATCAATTAAAGTTCAAAGAAATCATCATACAAAAACAATGCAACTTGAACCTAAAAAGGTAGAAAACAAAATTAGTAAAAATAAAAAACAAACAAGTTACCAAATTGGATTTGCACCAAAGCTGGAGCATAGTATCTTTAAACCAATAAGTTATGGAATTTATAATTTCTTTGATAAAGGTAAATTAATCTTCACAGCTGTTGTAGGTATGATTGCGAGTATCTTTACTGGTGGATTCTCATTCGACTTGCTCAATGGACCAGTAGGTATTTACCATAATGTGGACTCAGTAGTTAAGTCTGGTATTATAAACTTAATAGGCTATACAGCGTTATTGAGTGTAAACTTAGGTATCATGAACTTATTACCTATACCAGCGTTAGATGGTGGTCGAATTTTATTCGTATTATATGAGGCTATTTTCAGAAAACCAGTAAATAAAAAGGCTGAAACAGCTATTATAGCAACAGGTGCATTATTTGTTGTCATTATTATGATTATCGTAACTTGGAACGATATACAACGGTATTTCTTATAA
- a CDS encoding proline--tRNA ligase, with protein MKQSKVFIPTMREVPAEAEALSHRLLLKAGLIKQSTSGIYSYLPLATRVLNNISKIVREEMESIDAVEILMPALQQAELWEESGRWGAYGPELMRLKDRNGREFALGPTHEEVVTSLVRDELKSYKRLPLTLFQIQSKYRDEKRPRFGLLRGREFIMKDAYSFHADEESLDATYQDMYNAYSRIFKRVGINARPVVADSGAIGGNHTHEFMALSEIGEDTIVYSNESDYAANIEKAEVIYYPSEKHTETAELSNIETPNVKTAQELADFLNRPLDEIIKTMIFKVDGEFMMILIRGHHELNDVKLKAYFGTDNVEMASQDEIVNLVGANPGSIGPIHNKEIKIYADNYVKDLNNLVIGANEDGYHYVNANVERDFNIDEYGDFRFILEGEMLSDGSGKAQFAEGIEVGQVFKLGTKYSEAMNATFLDNQGKAQPLIMGCYGIGISRTLSAIVEQNNDENGIIWPKSVTPFDLHLITINPKKDDQRELGDQLYAQLNDKFDVLYDDRKERAGVKFNDADLIGLPLRVVVGKRAEEGVVEVKQRLNGESEEIHVNDLENYLKDLYDKLK; from the coding sequence ATGAAACAATCTAAAGTATTTATACCAACGATGAGAGAGGTTCCTGCAGAAGCTGAAGCACTAAGTCATCGTTTATTGCTTAAAGCAGGTTTAATTAAACAAAGTACAAGTGGTATATACAGTTATTTACCATTAGCAACGCGAGTTTTAAATAACATTTCTAAAATTGTGCGAGAAGAAATGGAAAGTATCGATGCCGTTGAAATTTTAATGCCCGCTTTACAACAAGCTGAATTATGGGAAGAATCTGGACGTTGGGGAGCTTATGGTCCTGAGTTAATGCGACTTAAAGATAGAAATGGAAGAGAATTCGCATTGGGACCTACTCATGAAGAAGTTGTAACTTCTCTAGTTAGAGACGAGTTAAAATCATATAAACGTTTACCTCTTACTTTATTCCAAATCCAATCAAAATACCGTGATGAGAAAAGACCTCGCTTTGGATTATTACGTGGTAGAGAATTTATTATGAAAGATGCCTATTCATTCCACGCTGACGAAGAATCATTAGATGCAACATATCAAGATATGTACAATGCATATAGCAGAATCTTCAAGCGTGTTGGAATTAACGCACGCCCTGTAGTTGCTGACTCAGGAGCGATTGGTGGTAATCATACTCATGAATTTATGGCTTTAAGTGAAATTGGCGAAGATACAATTGTCTATAGTAATGAAAGTGATTACGCTGCTAACATTGAAAAAGCAGAAGTTATTTATTATCCTTCAGAAAAACATACTGAAACAGCTGAATTATCAAATATTGAGACGCCTAATGTCAAAACAGCTCAAGAACTTGCAGATTTCCTAAATCGTCCACTAGATGAAATTATAAAAACGATGATTTTTAAAGTAGATGGCGAATTTATGATGATTCTTATAAGAGGGCACCATGAACTAAACGATGTTAAATTAAAAGCATATTTTGGTACCGATAATGTTGAAATGGCCTCACAAGATGAAATCGTAAATTTAGTTGGAGCTAATCCTGGATCTATAGGCCCAATTCATAATAAAGAAATTAAGATATATGCTGATAATTATGTTAAAGATTTAAATAATCTTGTTATAGGTGCTAATGAGGATGGCTATCACTATGTTAATGCTAATGTCGAAAGAGATTTCAACATTGATGAATATGGTGATTTCAGATTTATTTTAGAAGGCGAAATGTTAAGTGATGGTTCTGGTAAAGCTCAATTTGCTGAAGGTATTGAAGTAGGACAAGTCTTCAAATTGGGTACAAAATACTCTGAAGCTATGAACGCCACTTTCCTTGATAATCAAGGTAAAGCGCAACCATTAATTATGGGATGCTACGGTATTGGCATATCAAGAACACTTAGCGCAATCGTTGAACAAAATAATGATGAAAATGGTATTATTTGGCCTAAATCAGTCACACCATTCGATTTACATTTAATAACAATTAACCCTAAAAAAGATGATCAACGCGAATTAGGAGATCAACTTTATGCGCAATTAAATGATAAATTCGATGTTCTTTATGATGATAGAAAAGAACGCGCAGGTGTTAAGTTTAACGATGCTGACTTAATTGGTTTACCTTTACGAGTTGTAGTTGGTAAAAGAGCTGAAGAGGGTGTTGTTGAAGTTAAACAACGCTTAAATGGTGAAAGTGAAGAGATTCACGTTAATGATTTAGAAAATTATTTAAAAGATTTATATGACAAATTAAAATAG
- a CDS encoding isoprenyl transferase produces MFKKLKNKNKTENNLNNDLDLHNIPEHVAIIMDGNGRWAKKRKMPRIKGHYEGMQTIKKITREASNIGIKYLTLYAFSTENWSRPESEVNYIMNLPVNFLKTFLPELIEKNVKVETIGFAEGLPQSTIEAIDQAKEKTKNNTGLTLIFAINYGGRAEIIQSMKEIFEELQSEHQSSEAIDENLLNKHLMTRDYPDPELLIRTSGEQRISNFLIWQASYSEFIFNEKLWPDFDENELKECLKIYQSRQRRFGGLSEE; encoded by the coding sequence ATGTTTAAAAAGCTAAAAAATAAAAATAAGACTGAAAATAATCTAAACAATGATTTAGACTTACATAATATTCCTGAACATGTGGCCATCATTATGGATGGAAATGGTCGATGGGCTAAAAAACGTAAAATGCCAAGAATAAAAGGACACTATGAAGGCATGCAAACAATCAAAAAAATTACTCGAGAAGCGAGTAATATTGGTATTAAATACTTAACACTTTATGCTTTCTCTACAGAGAATTGGTCTAGACCTGAAAGCGAAGTTAATTATATTATGAATCTGCCTGTTAATTTTCTTAAAACATTTTTACCCGAGTTAATTGAAAAAAATGTTAAAGTTGAAACAATTGGATTTGCTGAAGGCTTACCTCAATCAACTATTGAAGCTATTGATCAAGCGAAAGAAAAGACGAAGAATAACACAGGACTAACGTTAATTTTCGCTATAAATTATGGTGGACGTGCTGAAATTATTCAAAGTATGAAAGAGATATTTGAAGAGTTACAATCTGAGCATCAAAGTTCTGAAGCTATTGATGAAAATCTATTAAACAAACATTTAATGACTCGTGATTACCCTGATCCAGAATTATTAATTCGCACCTCTGGAGAACAAAGAATTAGTAACTTTTTAATTTGGCAAGCTTCATACAGTGAATTTATTTTTAATGAAAAGTTATGGCCAGATTTCGATGAAAATGAATTGAAAGAGTGTTTAAAAATTTATCAATCGCGCCAAAGACGCTTTGGGGGATTAAGTGAGGAGTAA
- the pyrH gene encoding UMP kinase — protein sequence MAQTSKYKRVVLKLSGEALAGDKGFGINPIIIKSVAKQVAEVAKMDCEIAVIVGGGNIWRGKTGSDLGMDRGTADYMGMLATVMNALALQDSLEQLDCDTRVLTSIEMKQVAEPYIRRRAIRHLEKKRVVIFAAGIGNPYFSTDTTAALRAAEVEADVILMGKNNVDGVYSADPKVDENAVKYEHLTHIQMLQEGLQVMDSTASSFCMDNNIPLNVFSIMEEGNIKRAVMGEKIGTLITK from the coding sequence ATGGCTCAAACTTCTAAATATAAACGTGTAGTCTTGAAATTGAGTGGAGAAGCTTTAGCTGGAGATAAAGGATTCGGTATCAATCCAATTATTATTAAAAGTGTAGCGAAACAAGTTGCTGAAGTTGCTAAAATGGATTGTGAAATCGCAGTAATTGTTGGCGGTGGAAACATTTGGAGAGGTAAAACAGGTAGCGATTTAGGAATGGATCGTGGCACCGCTGATTATATGGGCATGTTAGCAACTGTAATGAATGCTTTAGCGTTGCAAGATAGTTTAGAACAATTAGATTGCGATACACGTGTTTTAACTTCAATTGAAATGAAACAAGTTGCTGAACCATATATTCGTCGACGTGCAATAAGACATCTAGAGAAGAAGCGCGTAGTTATCTTTGCGGCTGGTATAGGTAACCCTTACTTCTCAACTGATACTACAGCAGCTTTACGTGCAGCTGAAGTGGAAGCAGATGTAATCTTAATGGGTAAAAATAATGTAGATGGTGTTTATTCAGCTGATCCTAAAGTTGATGAAAATGCCGTTAAATATGAACATTTAACACATATTCAAATGTTACAAGAAGGTTTACAAGTAATGGACTCAACTGCTTCATCATTCTGCATGGACAACAATATTCCATTAAATGTATTCTCTATTATGGAAGAAGGAAATATCAAGCGCGCCGTAATGGGAGAAAAAATCGGTACGCTTATTACAAAATAA
- a CDS encoding phosphatidate cytidylyltransferase, translating into MKVRTLTAIIALLIFLPFLLKGGMILMLFAYLLALIALKELLNMNMIKFLSIPGFISALALIIIMLPQDAGEWVQTIQLKSLIAMSFIVLSYTVLSKNRFSFMDAAFCLMSVAYVGIGFMYFYETRSEGLHYILFAFLIVWLTDTGAYIFGRLMGKHKLWPVISPNKTIEGFIGGIICSLLVPLIMQFFVNFHLNIWLLLIVTIILSMFGQLGDLVESGFKRHFGVKDSGRILPGHGGILDRFDSFMFVLPLLNILLIQI; encoded by the coding sequence ATGAAAGTAAGAACATTAACTGCAATTATTGCTTTATTAATATTCTTGCCATTCTTACTAAAAGGTGGCATGATTTTAATGCTTTTCGCTTACTTATTAGCTTTAATTGCATTAAAAGAACTATTAAACATGAACATGATTAAGTTCTTATCTATACCAGGGTTTATCAGTGCATTAGCCTTAATTATTATCATGTTGCCTCAAGATGCTGGAGAATGGGTACAAACCATACAACTTAAAAGTTTAATAGCTATGAGTTTTATTGTTCTTAGTTATACCGTTTTATCTAAGAATAGATTTAGTTTCATGGATGCAGCTTTTTGTCTTATGTCAGTAGCATATGTAGGAATTGGTTTTATGTATTTTTATGAAACTCGTTCAGAAGGATTACACTACATATTATTTGCCTTTTTAATTGTGTGGTTAACAGATACTGGAGCATATATTTTCGGTCGATTAATGGGGAAACACAAATTATGGCCTGTGATTAGTCCTAATAAAACGATTGAAGGTTTTATAGGTGGAATCATTTGTAGTTTACTTGTTCCTTTAATCATGCAATTTTTCGTGAATTTCCATTTAAATATATGGCTATTACTGATAGTTACAATAATTTTGAGTATGTTTGGACAACTAGGAGATTTAGTTGAATCTGGATTTAAACGTCATTTTGGTGTAAAAGATTCAGGACGTATATTACCAGGCCACGGTGGCATTTTAGATAGATTTGATAGTTTTATGTTTGTATTACCATTACTAAATATTTTATTAATCCAAATTTAA
- the frr gene encoding ribosome recycling factor, whose translation MSDIIKDTKARMQKSIDNLSRELANISAGRANSNLLNGVTVDYYGAPTPVQQLASINVPEARLLVISPYDKTSVDDIEKAIIAANLGVNPTSDGEVIRISVPALTEERRKELVKNVKKIGEDAKVSIRNIRRDINDHLKKQEKKGDITEDDLRSQTDDVQKATDNSIKEIDQLVEDKEQDIMSV comes from the coding sequence ATGAGTGACATTATCAAAGATACTAAAGCTAGAATGCAAAAATCTATCGACAACTTATCACGTGAATTAGCTAATATTAGTGCTGGTCGTGCTAATTCAAACTTATTAAATGGTGTAACTGTTGATTACTATGGTGCACCAACTCCAGTACAACAATTAGCAAGTATCAATGTTCCTGAAGCGCGTTTATTAGTCATTTCACCATATGACAAAACTTCAGTTGATGATATTGAGAAAGCAATCATCGCCGCAAACTTAGGTGTTAATCCAACTAGTGACGGTGAGGTTATTCGAATTTCAGTTCCTGCATTAACAGAAGAAAGACGTAAAGAACTAGTTAAAAACGTTAAGAAAATTGGTGAAGATGCTAAGGTTTCAATCAGAAATATTCGCCGTGACATTAATGACCACCTTAAAAAGCAAGAAAAAAAGGGTGACATTACTGAAGATGACTTACGAAGCCAAACTGATGACGTTCAAAAAGCTACTGATAATTCTATTAAAGAAATAGATCAGTTAGTAGAGGATAAAGAACAAGATATCATGTCTGTTTAA
- a CDS encoding PolC-type DNA polymerase III: protein MTNQEKFKVLADQIKISNQLETDILNEGELTRIDVSNKNRTWEFQISLPRFLSNEDYLLFTHAIEEEFKEIATVTIHFSIKDTTNQDEHALKYFAHCIDQTRLSPKVKGQLKQKKLIMSGNVIKVLVSNDIERNHFDKACNGSLVKAFQKCGFNIDKVIFETDTTNHDDDLASLEAHIQQEDEQSAREATEKLEKMKAEKAKQQDNNESSVDKCQIGKSIQVENIRSIDSIIEEEFKVAIEGVIFDINLKELKSGRHIVELKVTDYTDSLVLKKFTRKNKDDLDHFKALSVGKWVRAQGRIEEDTFVRDLVMMMSDIEEIKKAPKKDKADEKRVEFHLHTAMSQMDGIPNISSYVEQAAEWGHSAIAVTDHNVVQAFPDAHNAAEKHGIKMIYGMEGMLVDDGVPIAYKPTDRVLKDATYVVFDVETTGLSNQYDKIIELAAVKVHNGEIIDKFERFSNPHERLSETIINLTHITDDMLTDAPEIEEVLTEFKEWVGDAIFVAHNASFDMGFIDTGYERLGFGPSTNGVIDTLELSRTINTEYGKHGLNFLAKKYGVELTQHHRAIYDTEATAYIFIKMIQQMKELGVLNHLEINKKLTNEDAYKRARPSHVTLIVQNQEGLKNLFKIVSASLVKYYYRTPRIPRSLLNEYREGILVGTACDEGELFTAVMQKDQSEVEKIAKYYDFIEVQPPALYQDLMDRELIRDHETLTEIYQRLIEAGESANIPVIATGNVHYLYEHDAIARKILIASQPGNPLNRSTLPEAHFRTTDEMLDEFHFLGEEKANEIVVRNTNELAERIERVVPIKDKLFTPRMEGANDEIRELSYSNAKKLYGEDLPQIVIDRLEKELASIIGNGFSVIYLISQRLVKKSLDDGYLVGSRGSVGSSFVATMTEITEVNPLPPHYICSHCKTSEFFDDGSVGSGFDLPDKKCPTCGNDLIKEGQDIPFETFLGFKGDKVPDIDLNFSGEYQPNAHNYTKVLFGEDKVFRAGTIGTVAEKTAFGFVKGYLNDQGIHKRGAEIDRLVKGCTGVKRTTGQHPGGIIVVPDYMDIYDFTPIQFPADDQSAAWMTTHFDFHSIHDNVLKLDILGHDDPTMIRMLQDLSGIDPKTIPVDDKDTMQIFSGPESLGVTEDEILCKTGTFGVPEFGTGFVRQMLEDTKPTTYSELVQISGLSHGTDVWLGNAQELIRQGICDLSSVIGCRDDIMVYLMYAGLEPSMAFKTMEFVRKGRGLTDEMVEAMKENDVPDWYLDSCRKIKYMFPKAHAAAYVLMAVRIAYFKVHHPLYYYAAYFTIRASDFDLITMIKDKTSIRNTVKDMYSRYMDLEKKEKDVLTVLEIMNEMAHRGFRMQPISLEKSQAFDFIIEEDTLIPPFVAVPGLGENVAKRIVEAREEGPFLSKEDLNKKAGLSQKVIDYLDEMGSLPGLPDKAQLSIFDM from the coding sequence ATGACAAATCAAGAAAAATTCAAAGTGCTTGCCGATCAAATTAAAATATCAAATCAATTAGAGACTGATATTCTTAATGAGGGTGAATTAACTCGAATTGATGTCTCTAATAAGAATAGAACATGGGAATTTCAAATCTCACTACCACGTTTTCTATCAAATGAAGATTATCTATTATTTACTCATGCAATAGAAGAAGAATTTAAAGAAATAGCCACAGTTACAATCCATTTTTCAATTAAAGATACAACTAACCAAGATGAACATGCATTGAAATACTTTGCCCATTGTATTGATCAAACCAGATTATCACCTAAAGTTAAAGGACAATTAAAACAAAAGAAATTGATTATGTCTGGTAATGTAATTAAAGTATTGGTATCTAACGATATTGAACGTAATCACTTTGACAAAGCATGCAATGGTAGTTTAGTTAAAGCTTTTCAAAAATGTGGTTTTAATATAGACAAGGTTATCTTTGAAACAGACACTACAAATCATGATGATGATCTAGCCTCATTAGAAGCTCATATTCAACAAGAAGATGAGCAAAGTGCTAGAGAGGCTACTGAAAAATTAGAAAAAATGAAAGCTGAAAAGGCTAAACAACAAGATAATAATGAAAGTTCTGTTGATAAGTGCCAAATCGGTAAATCTATTCAAGTTGAAAACATTCGTTCTATTGATTCTATTATCGAAGAAGAATTCAAAGTAGCAATTGAAGGTGTTATTTTCGATATCAATTTAAAAGAACTTAAAAGTGGGCGTCATATCGTAGAGCTTAAAGTTACAGACTACACAGATTCTTTAGTTTTAAAAAAGTTCACACGTAAAAATAAAGATGACCTAGACCATTTTAAGGCTTTAAGTGTAGGAAAATGGGTGAGAGCACAAGGTCGTATTGAAGAAGATACATTTGTGCGTGATTTAGTTATGATGATGTCAGATATTGAAGAAATTAAAAAAGCACCAAAAAAAGATAAAGCTGACGAAAAACGTGTAGAGTTTCATTTGCATACAGCTATGAGCCAAATGGACGGTATACCGAATATTAGTTCTTATGTTGAACAAGCCGCTGAATGGGGACACTCTGCTATTGCAGTTACTGACCATAATGTCGTTCAAGCATTTCCAGATGCACATAATGCAGCAGAGAAACATGGAATTAAAATGATTTACGGTATGGAGGGCATGCTTGTTGATGACGGAGTACCTATCGCTTACAAACCTACTGACCGCGTTTTAAAAGATGCTACTTATGTGGTATTTGACGTTGAAACAACAGGTTTATCTAATCAATACGATAAAATTATTGAGTTAGCAGCTGTAAAAGTTCATAATGGTGAAATTATTGATAAATTCGAACGCTTTAGTAATCCTCATGAACGTTTATCTGAAACAATCATTAATTTAACTCATATCACAGACGACATGCTAACGGATGCTCCTGAAATTGAAGAAGTGTTAACTGAATTTAAAGAATGGGTTGGAGACGCGATATTTGTAGCTCACAATGCCTCATTTGATATGGGATTTATTGATACTGGTTATGAGCGCTTAGGCTTTGGGCCGTCTACTAACGGTGTCATCGATACATTAGAACTTTCACGTACGATTAACACTGAATACGGTAAACACGGTTTAAACTTCCTTGCTAAAAAGTATGGCGTCGAACTCACACAACACCATAGAGCGATTTATGATACTGAAGCAACCGCATATATTTTCATCAAAATGATTCAACAAATGAAAGAACTCGGCGTTCTAAATCACTTGGAAATAAATAAAAAGCTAACTAATGAAGATGCTTATAAAAGAGCACGCCCATCTCACGTAACACTTATAGTTCAAAACCAAGAAGGACTTAAAAATCTATTTAAAATCGTAAGTGCGTCTTTAGTAAAATACTATTATCGTACACCTAGAATTCCACGCTCTCTTTTAAATGAATATAGAGAGGGGATATTGGTTGGTACTGCATGTGATGAAGGGGAATTATTTACTGCTGTAATGCAAAAAGACCAATCAGAAGTTGAAAAAATTGCAAAGTATTATGACTTTATAGAAGTTCAACCACCTGCATTGTACCAAGATTTAATGGACAGAGAATTAATTCGTGATCATGAAACTTTAACAGAAATTTATCAACGGTTAATTGAAGCAGGAGAAAGTGCAAATATTCCAGTTATTGCGACGGGTAATGTGCATTATTTATATGAACACGATGCAATTGCAAGAAAAATTTTAATTGCGTCACAACCAGGTAATCCATTAAATCGTTCAACGTTACCTGAAGCACATTTTAGAACTACAGATGAAATGCTAGACGAATTTCATTTTCTTGGAGAAGAGAAAGCGAATGAAATCGTAGTCAGAAATACAAACGAATTAGCCGAACGTATTGAGAGAGTTGTTCCGATTAAAGATAAATTATTTACACCAAGAATGGAAGGTGCAAATGATGAGATTCGTGAATTAAGTTATTCTAATGCTAAAAAGTTATATGGTGAAGATTTACCGCAAATCGTTATAGATCGATTAGAGAAGGAATTAGCTAGTATTATCGGTAATGGTTTCTCAGTAATTTATTTGATTTCACAAAGATTAGTTAAAAAATCACTTGATGATGGTTATTTAGTAGGATCACGTGGTTCGGTCGGGTCTAGTTTCGTGGCTACGATGACTGAGATTACCGAAGTTAATCCTTTACCTCCACATTATATATGTTCACATTGTAAAACGAGCGAGTTCTTTGATGATGGATCAGTAGGTTCAGGTTTCGACCTTCCTGATAAAAAGTGTCCTACTTGTGGTAATGACCTTATTAAAGAAGGACAAGATATTCCATTCGAAACGTTTTTAGGTTTCAAAGGAGATAAAGTTCCCGATATTGATTTAAACTTTAGTGGGGAGTACCAACCAAACGCGCATAACTATACTAAAGTGCTATTTGGTGAAGATAAAGTTTTCCGTGCAGGTACGATTGGTACAGTTGCTGAGAAAACTGCTTTCGGATTTGTAAAAGGATATCTCAATGATCAAGGTATCCATAAACGTGGAGCTGAAATTGACAGATTGGTTAAAGGTTGCACTGGTGTTAAACGTACGACTGGACAACATCCGGGTGGTATTATAGTAGTTCCAGATTATATGGATATTTACGATTTTACGCCTATACAATTCCCTGCAGATGATCAAAGTGCAGCTTGGATGACAACACACTTTGACTTCCACTCCATACATGATAACGTTTTAAAACTAGATATACTTGGGCACGATGACCCAACTATGATACGTATGCTTCAAGACTTATCAGGTATTGATCCTAAGACTATTCCAGTTGATGATAAAGATACGATGCAAATTTTCAGTGGTCCTGAGAGTTTAGGTGTTACTGAAGATGAAATATTATGTAAAACTGGTACATTTGGCGTCCCTGAATTCGGTACTGGATTCGTTAGACAAATGTTAGAAGATACGAAACCAACAACTTACTCAGAGCTTGTACAAATTTCTGGCTTATCACACGGTACTGATGTGTGGCTTGGTAATGCTCAGGAATTAATACGACAAGGTATTTGTGATTTATCAAGCGTAATAGGTTGTCGTGATGATATTATGGTTTATCTTATGTACGCAGGATTAGAACCATCTATGGCCTTCAAAACAATGGAATTCGTGCGTAAAGGTCGTGGATTAACAGATGAAATGGTCGAAGCTATGAAAGAAAATGATGTACCTGACTGGTATTTAGATTCATGCCGAAAAATTAAATACATGTTCCCTAAAGCCCATGCTGCAGCATATGTTCTGATGGCAGTAAGAATTGCTTATTTTAAAGTACACCATCCGCTTTATTATTATGCAGCGTACTTTACTATTAGAGCTTCTGACTTTGATCTCATTACAATGATTAAAGATAAAACAAGCATTCGCAACACTGTTAAAGACATGTACTCTCGTTATATGGACTTAGAAAAAAAAGAAAAAGATGTTTTAACAGTTTTAGAAATCATGAACGAAATGGCACATCGAGGATTCCGCATGCAGCCAATTAGTCTTGAAAAAAGTCAGGCTTTCGACTTTATTATTGAAGAAGACACGCTTATTCCTCCGTTTGTTGCAGTACCTGGTTTAGGTGAGAACGTTGCCAAACGGATTGTTGAAGCACGTGAGGAAGGTCCTTTCTTATCCAAAGAAGATTTAAATAAGAAAGCGGGACTTTCTCAAAAAGTTATTGATTACTTAGATGAAATGGGATCATTGCCAGGTTTACCAGATAAAGCGCAATTATCTATTTTTGACATGTAA